Genomic DNA from Lactuca sativa cultivar Salinas chromosome 8, Lsat_Salinas_v11, whole genome shotgun sequence:
GTAGCAACATTCCCAAAAGTTAGTCCAGAAGTGTGGTTTACTATGCAAGGGAAATTGAAAAAGACCgctcaaaaagaaaaagaaaaacgtACCACTAGTGTTACTATCTTggatgatgatgaagagatggAGGAAGCAGAAATTTCAACTGTGAAAAAGGGAAAAAGGAAATCTACTTCAAACTTGCATCCATTTTTTACCAAAGGTATAAATGATCCTTCCCAAACCACTATCAAATCTACAACGCAAAGTAAGGCAAAAATACATGATGTGGATTTAGCTATTGCTATGTGGTTTTATGATGCATGTATACCTATGAATGCTTGCAACTCTCCTTTTTTCAACATATGGTAGATAAAATAGCAAGTATTGGTTATGGGTACAAAGCACCTAATTATCATGATCTGAGGGTTAATTTATTGACAGATGCAAAAAACTCCGTTTCTATGATAATTGATTCGTTAAGAAGTCAATGGGTTGATACGGGTTGCACAATTATGAATGATGGGTGGAGGGATGTTTCACAACAACATTTGATTAATTTCTTGGTTTATTGCCGGAAAGGGATATCATTTCTTAAATCTGTTGATGCATCTGATATAGAGAGCAATGCTACAAATTTATGTAATTTGTTTGCTGAGATTGTTGAAATGGTAGGAGAAAAAAATACGGTGCAAATGGTAACTGATAATGTTGCTAATTACAAGCTTGTTAGTACTAAGTTATGTGAAAGATATCCTTCTATTACTTGGTCTCCATGTGCAGCGCATTGTCTTAATCTTGTATTAAAGGATCTTTCAGAATTGGATAATGTGAAAAGTTTGGTCAATCTTGCATCAAGGGTTACTATTTTTGTTTATAATCATAAGTGGCCCTTGAATTGGTTAAGAAAAAGACCCGGTTGGAAAGAAATTATCCGTCCAGGTGCTACTCGGTTTGGTACCGTGTTCATTGCATTGCAAAGTTTGTATGACCATAAAGAAGATTTACAAGCAATGGTCATATCTAATGAGTTTAAGAAGATGTTGAAAGTGGGAAATGCGGTTGAATGTAAACAGATTGTCTTGAATGAAATCTTTTGGAAGAATTGTTTGATTACAGTGAAAGTAATGACTCCTTTGTTAAAGCTTTTGCGGTTGTGTGATTCGGATGAAAAACCTGCAATTGGTTATGTTTACGAGGGAATGCGTCGGGAAAGAAGAGGGATTAAGGAATtgtttaagaagaagaaggaattaTATAGGCCTTACACTAACATAATGATCATGCAGCTTATTGGTTGAATCCCGTTTTTCAATATGATCATGCAAATCTTTGTCAGAAGAATGAGGTGTTTCAAGGCGTTCTTGAAATGGTTGAGAAGACTTTTAAAGGTGATGACGTGCTAAATATTACATTGAATTTAAGCAGGTTTCGTGATGCTGAAGGTACCTTTGGTAGATCCAGTGTCGTTGCTTCTCGTAATCTTACTCGTCCAGGTATGATTTAAATTTGATGTgtcattattatatataaaatattatattttctaatatatttttttttctaactaTATCTTTTGTAGATGAGTGGTGGAAGTTATTTGCGGAAATATTCCGGTTTTGCAAAAGTTTGCTATTAGAATATTAAGTCAAACGACATCTTCTTCCGGTTGCGAACGTAATTGGAGTGTATTTGAAAGGATTCACACGAAACGGAGGAATAGATTGGAACATCAAAGGCTAAATGATCTTGTATTTGTTCATTACAACTTGCGTTTACAAAATAGGTATGGTATTTTGCTAAGATATACTATGTTATAAAATGACCAAGTTATATTTGAGATTTTTTTGAATGTTTTTGTAGATTGAAGGTTGATATGAGGTCTTACGATCCTGTTGACTATGAAAATATTGATAAGACGGAATTTTGGGTGGTTGAAGAAGAGCGGGAAGGAGAACTTAATTATGATGATTTGGAAAATATGCTTGATGAGCAAGAGCATGAACCGGCTTCTGAATCACAAGGTGACCATGTTGATCATGAAGTTGATAGTGAATTTCAGTTGCTAAGTGACCACGAGATCGATGCTTATAATACTCCAATTTCTCAAGATCCATGATTTGGTTTGGTCGTAACGTGTTTGGATTTGTCTACAACTatgttttcttttattatttatactttatgtggttgtttgttatgtttagaTTGATCTATAACATGTTATTAATACTCTATTTCGTTGTTTGTTGTGTTTATATTGTTTGTTGGGTTTAGATTAAACTTTCTTGACATCAAATTATTGGTATTATATGTCTATGTAGTATGCATAAAAGCAAAATATATGAAAATAGAAGTCATAAATCGGGTTGACCCGGCGGTTCAACCGGTTGACCCGTGAACCCATCGTCACACCCGGGTCAACTAAAAacccgggttttaaaacattgatatatatatatatatatatatatatataaatatatatatatatatatatatatatatatatatatatatatatatatatatatataaccgtgATCTTTGATACTATATTCCAAGGGTATTATCGTCTTTGAACAAATTGATNNNNNNNNNNNNNNNNNNNNNNNNNNNNNNNNNNNNNNNNNNNNNNNNNNNNNNNNNNNNNNNNNNNNNNNNNNNNNNNNNNNNNNNNNNNNNNNNNNNNNNNNNNNNNNNNNNNNNNNNNNNNNNNNNNNNNNNNNNNNNNNNNNNNNNNNNNNNNNNNNNNNNNNNNNNNNNNNNNNNNNNNNNNNNNNNNNNNNNNNNNNNNNNNNNNNNNNNNNNNNNNNNNNNNNNNNNNNNNNNNNNNNNNNNNNNNNNNNNNNNNNNNNNNNNNNNNNNNNNNNNNNNNNNNNNNNNNNNNNNNNNNNNNNNNNNNNNNNNNNNNNNNNNNNNNNNNNNNNNNNNNNNNNNNNNNNNNNNNNNNNNNNNNNNNNNNNNNNNNNNNNNNNNNNNNNNNNNNNNNNNNNNNNNNNNNNNNNNNNNNNNNNNNNNNNNNNNNNNNNNNNNNNNNNNNNNNNNNNNNNNNNNNNNNNNNNNNNNNNNNNNNNNNNNNNNNNNNNNNNNNNNNNNNNNNNNNNNNNNNNNNNNNNNNNNNNNNNNNNNNNNNNNNNNNNNNNNNNNNNNNNNNNNNNNNNNNNNNNNNNNNNNNNNNNNNNNNNNNNNNNNNNNNNNNNNNNNNNNNNNNNNNNNNNNNNNNNNNNNNNNNNNNNNNNNNNNNNNNNNNNNNNNNNNNNNNNNNNNNNNNNNNNNNNNNNNNAAGAGAAGAGGTTCGAATAGAGATagcttttattatatatatatataaaataatttaaataaaaaaaatataaatttcatttttttgtatattttttgaaaaaaaaaatcaaccgtATATTTGTCAATTATATTAGTCATCACATTCTTCTTCATACATGTCTATTCTAGTTTCTGCCAAGGAACACCAACCTTCCTCTTTGTCATCTATTTCTCCCTTCACATGCCCTCGAGCCATCTCTAAAGATTTGTTGTGTTTTGACACTAATAGGTAATAAGCTAACTTATATTTTGAATTTATTGTAATTTAATGCTTAATCAGACTATTAAAATAATATACAAACTAGTTTCGAAAAAGTTAGTAAAAATGACTTATTAAGCACATGAGGTGTTCTAACAAATTTTCTAAATGTATCCTAATATATTCATTTCCAAATTACGTCTAAtgttataattaaattaatgaattaatttgagAAACTTTATTTCATTTATAACTAATactatatataatttattaaacGACGTTCAACTCATGCTCATAACAAACtcgaaaaatatatatttatgtaaCATCACAAACTACGACAGCCTTGATTGACATAGTAGAACCAAAATTATGACTAGCTACAAATTTAATCAAAACTTATTTTTAAAGATACATCCCAAGAAGATTTGCATTCCTATTTTATAGTTTAACATTCCGATT
This window encodes:
- the LOC111921122 gene encoding uncharacterized protein LOC111921122, giving the protein MCNEGRMAKDIPKGFSVYFHCKHTGHRKAECPQLTQRLAQASAPTALRVTDGRPWKAEALSARGRAFQLTVEEVRATHDVVAVKFIYCFKVFIVTLHLESREEEPLQAQSQAQSHSSVQSNVRTKTDIAWEHVTQVVDEKGKKAWICNFCQKFIGGGGINKVKKHLASVKGEVATFPKVSPEVWFTMQGKLKKTAQKEKEKRTTSVTILDDDEEMEEAEISTVKKGKRKSTSNLHPFFTKDKIASIGYGYKAPNYHDLRVNLLTDAKNSVSMIIDSLRSQWVDTGCTIMNDGWRDVSQQHLINFLVYCRKGISFLKSVDASDIESNATNLCNLFAEIVEMVGEKNTVQMVTDNVANYKLVSTKLCERYPSITWSPCAAHCLNLVLKDLSELDNVKSLVNLASRVTIFVYNHKWPLNWLRKRPGWKEIIRPGATRFGTVFIALQSLYDHKEDLQAMVISNEFKKMLKVGNAVECKQIVLNEIFWKNCLITVKVMTPLLKLLRLCDSDEKPAIAYWLNPVFQYDHANLCQKNEVFQGVLEMVEKTFKGDDVLNITLNLSRFRDAEGTFGRSSVVASRNLTRPDEWWKLFAEIFRLKVDMRSYDPVDYENIDKTEFWVVEEEREGELNYDDLENMLDEQEHEPASESQGDHVDHEVDSEFQLLSDHEIDAYNTPISQDP